One window of uncultured Methanoregula sp. genomic DNA carries:
- the hypB gene encoding hydrogenase nickel incorporation protein HypB, with translation MHHIDVRIEKDVYDVNNSIADNNARHLKAHGVRAFDLLGAIGSGKTALIERLVPLLEKKGLKAGAIAGDVYGDDDFKRIVGLGIPAFNANTGKECHLDAHLVEHAIDHLPLDKIDILFIENVGNMVCPTDFRLGAEKRVVVVSSTEGDDVVNKHPMMFRDCTIGVINKVDLAPLVGANLDRMQSDIKRYNPSMPVFRTNLKTGDGVPELLDRILA, from the coding sequence ATGCATCACATCGACGTCAGGATTGAGAAGGATGTGTACGACGTCAACAACTCGATCGCCGACAATAATGCCCGGCACCTTAAGGCACACGGCGTGCGGGCGTTCGATCTCCTGGGAGCTATCGGCTCCGGCAAGACTGCGCTTATCGAACGTCTCGTTCCCCTGCTGGAGAAAAAAGGTCTCAAGGCTGGAGCAATCGCCGGCGACGTGTACGGGGACGATGACTTCAAACGCATCGTTGGGTTAGGGATTCCTGCGTTCAATGCCAATACCGGTAAGGAATGCCATCTCGACGCCCACCTGGTGGAACATGCAATCGATCATCTCCCGCTTGACAAGATCGACATTCTCTTCATCGAGAACGTGGGGAACATGGTCTGCCCCACGGATTTCCGTCTCGGGGCTGAAAAACGCGTTGTTGTCGTGAGTTCTACGGAAGGCGACGATGTGGTCAACAAGCACCCGATGATGTTCCGTGACTGCACGATCGGCGTGATCAACAAGGTCGACCTTGCACCCCTGGTTGGGGCCAACCTTGACCGGATGCAGTCCGATATCAAGCGGTATAACCCGTCGATGCCGGTATTCCGGACGAACCTGAAGACCGGTGACGGCGTGCCCGAACTCCTGGACCGCATTCTTGCATAA
- a CDS encoding RDD family protein → MFCPKCGKETDASGKFCQWCGADIESLPAAPVATPEDDEGPEVGMYAGLGRRFIAFIVDIIIIILIGSIVITFFSLVNGIKYAYFMATGVNYRTLTEAGSLDAALGPIVAAFGMLLVVIPWLYFAGFESSRSQATPGKVLMHLIVTDLAGSKPTFARTTLRFFGKYISALIIFIGFLMIAFTKKRQGLHDKIAGSLVLLQD, encoded by the coding sequence ATGTTTTGTCCTAAGTGCGGAAAAGAGACTGATGCCTCCGGAAAATTTTGCCAGTGGTGCGGGGCGGATATCGAATCCCTCCCGGCGGCCCCTGTTGCCACCCCCGAGGATGACGAAGGTCCCGAAGTCGGCATGTATGCCGGCCTCGGGCGGCGGTTTATCGCGTTCATCGTCGATATCATCATCATCATTCTCATAGGTTCGATCGTGATCACGTTCTTCTCTCTCGTGAACGGGATAAAATATGCCTATTTCATGGCAACCGGGGTTAACTACCGTACCCTTACGGAAGCGGGATCCCTCGATGCTGCCCTCGGCCCTATCGTTGCAGCATTCGGGATGCTCCTTGTCGTCATTCCCTGGCTCTACTTTGCCGGTTTTGAATCCTCGCGCAGCCAGGCGACCCCCGGAAAAGTGCTTATGCACCTCATCGTCACCGATCTTGCAGGGAGCAAACCAACATTCGCACGGACAACGCTCCGGTTCTTTGGCAAATACATTTCCGCATTAATCATCTTCATCGGCTTTTTGATGATCGCATTCACCAAGAAGCGCCAGGGGCTCCACGACAAGATCGCGGGCTCCCTTGTCCTCCTTCAGGATTAA
- a CDS encoding ABC transporter permease, which yields MGMLSDIRTIARWEIKKSFTMMSRDVLPVAVILFVLLVIVTGFAAQSGMHLQDGMYEIGVDDPQTAALIASDARFSVYQLDVPTLLKNRDAFDLIVAEGVVYPGSSDKSKAAIKTLERDYTKYTNQVYNGEEDLFAAYPLWIDVESVKSELNFLATQSGQYIQATPGSRNPVPTGEVQNIPTPSPTLAFSKEELRQELVKTTAKNTPVSRYTEVLSSDNTMGSFKTPSQLSPPLPFDSIILVFVFIFPLYFTSQFFMMSIMNERIERKGEVLLTTPVRTSALLIGKVLPYAVGMLLICTVLTLYLKAPLLILLPLIPIIFFFLANALIIGMVARSFKELSFISIFFSTIATSYLFFPSIFANVHVISLISPLTLIVLTLQGTAWTATDFLYSTSLFWLTGAVLVYIAACNFKEERLFSEKRLLPRIREFLSETLSRRHPYASLFLLTALSIPFVFMVQLMSLVLFFNLPMPYSLGLLLVFAAFVEEIAKAVGVYALFALDPAFFSWRNLIIACAVTAAGFLVAEKLLLFVTLAQITESVFGSILFLSLGVLWMPFLLHFVCVLIVTCSLKLWGQKGFAAGLILATLVHCLYNSYFILGWIT from the coding sequence ATGGGCATGCTCTCTGATATCCGGACCATCGCGCGATGGGAAATAAAAAAATCCTTCACGATGATGAGCCGGGATGTCCTGCCGGTTGCCGTTATTCTTTTTGTCCTCCTCGTAATTGTCACCGGATTTGCCGCCCAGAGCGGGATGCATCTCCAGGACGGGATGTACGAGATCGGCGTGGACGACCCGCAGACCGCTGCACTCATAGCCAGCGATGCCCGGTTCTCCGTGTACCAGCTCGATGTCCCGACACTCCTCAAAAACCGGGATGCATTCGATCTTATCGTTGCAGAGGGAGTCGTCTACCCGGGCTCCAGCGATAAGAGTAAGGCAGCGATCAAGACACTTGAGCGGGATTACACCAAATACACAAACCAGGTCTACAATGGTGAGGAAGACCTCTTTGCTGCCTACCCGCTCTGGATCGACGTAGAGTCGGTAAAAAGCGAGCTGAACTTCCTTGCAACCCAGAGCGGGCAGTATATTCAGGCAACCCCGGGCTCCAGGAACCCGGTCCCGACGGGAGAGGTACAAAATATTCCCACCCCGTCACCAACCCTCGCGTTCTCCAAGGAAGAGCTCCGGCAGGAACTGGTAAAGACCACCGCAAAGAATACCCCTGTCTCGCGATACACCGAGGTTCTCTCATCCGACAACACCATGGGGTCGTTCAAGACACCATCCCAGCTCTCCCCCCCGCTCCCGTTTGACTCGATCATCCTTGTTTTCGTTTTCATCTTTCCCCTCTACTTTACCTCGCAGTTCTTCATGATGAGCATCATGAACGAGCGCATTGAGCGCAAGGGCGAGGTCCTCCTGACAACACCGGTCCGGACATCCGCCCTCCTTATTGGAAAAGTGCTCCCGTACGCAGTCGGCATGCTGCTCATCTGCACCGTCCTCACGCTGTACCTCAAAGCCCCACTGCTCATCCTCCTCCCGCTCATCCCGATCATCTTCTTCTTCCTCGCAAACGCTCTCATCATCGGCATGGTGGCCCGCAGTTTCAAGGAACTCTCGTTTATCTCGATCTTCTTCTCGACCATTGCCACGTCCTACCTATTCTTCCCGAGCATCTTTGCAAACGTGCATGTGATAAGCCTCATCTCACCCCTGACGCTCATCGTGCTCACGCTCCAGGGAACGGCATGGACTGCCACGGACTTTCTCTACTCCACGTCCCTCTTCTGGCTGACCGGTGCAGTCCTTGTCTACATCGCTGCCTGCAACTTCAAGGAGGAGCGGCTCTTCTCTGAAAAAAGACTCCTGCCCCGGATCCGGGAGTTCCTCTCGGAAACCCTTTCGCGCCGGCACCCGTACGCCTCGCTCTTCCTGCTGACCGCGTTATCCATACCGTTCGTTTTCATGGTTCAGCTGATGAGCCTCGTTCTCTTCTTCAACTTGCCCATGCCCTACTCGCTTGGCCTTTTGCTTGTCTTTGCAGCATTTGTCGAGGAAATAGCAAAGGCCGTCGGGGTGTATGCCCTGTTTGCACTGGACCCTGCATTCTTCTCGTGGAGAAATCTCATTATCGCCTGCGCAGTAACGGCGGCAGGATTCCTCGTGGCTGAGAAACTGCTCCTCTTTGTCACGCTCGCACAGATCACCGAGTCGGTCTTCGGCAGCATCCTCTTCCTCTCGCTCGGGGTGCTCTGGATGCCATTCCTCCTCCACTTCGTGTGTGTCCTCATCGTGACCTGCTCGCTGAAACTCTGGGGGCAGAAAGGATTTGCGGCCGGTCTCATCCTCGCAACGCTCGTCCACTGTCTCTACAACAGCTACTTTATCCTGGGGTGGATCACGTGA
- a CDS encoding ABC transporter permease produces the protein MKPRHLGIIAKKEFSGLFNERTILLAVLLQLFIALFSSFLMVGLTSMYDPSSLSKYSHYKYNIVYAGNSSPLLGYLHESPDFRVYNMDLSKGVEALKERKVAAVVYVPDTSPAADEPVKITLYTLQNDLQSAIVDVKLKDIFLKYENELREIRAGRLNDKPLPLQIPKSSGGGDFYEFVYGLLIPLLVFMPAIIASALVIDLITEEYQHETLETLISTPVTFSEMVWGKVLACELLVPIQAGAWLLLLMINGIAIQNAGLILLHVVIASFVLILLGALTALHYRERTAAQFVFSTALVVVILFVLALPANPLNVLTRLAVGSAGMEQWALLGATVIVVLVLGYILERYAGRMSRRAPNS, from the coding sequence GTGAAGCCGCGTCACCTCGGCATCATTGCAAAGAAGGAATTCTCCGGTCTTTTCAACGAGCGGACGATCCTCCTTGCGGTCCTGCTCCAGCTCTTCATTGCCCTGTTCTCATCGTTCCTCATGGTCGGGCTCACGTCCATGTACGATCCCTCATCGCTCTCGAAATATTCCCACTACAAGTACAACATCGTCTATGCCGGGAACAGCTCGCCCCTGCTTGGCTACCTTCACGAGAGCCCGGACTTCAGGGTATACAACATGGACCTCTCGAAAGGAGTGGAAGCCCTCAAGGAGCGAAAGGTGGCAGCGGTTGTATACGTACCAGACACGTCTCCTGCCGCGGATGAGCCGGTCAAGATCACCCTTTACACGCTCCAGAACGATCTCCAGAGCGCGATCGTTGATGTCAAGCTCAAGGATATTTTCCTGAAATACGAGAACGAACTGCGGGAGATCCGGGCCGGGCGCCTCAACGACAAGCCTCTGCCCCTCCAGATTCCCAAATCGTCGGGTGGCGGGGACTTCTACGAGTTTGTGTACGGGCTCCTTATTCCCCTCCTGGTCTTCATGCCGGCAATCATTGCTTCAGCTCTTGTCATCGATCTGATCACCGAGGAGTACCAGCATGAAACGCTTGAGACCCTCATCTCAACACCCGTGACCTTCTCCGAGATGGTCTGGGGCAAGGTGCTGGCCTGCGAGCTGCTCGTCCCTATCCAGGCCGGCGCATGGCTCCTTCTCCTCATGATCAACGGTATCGCGATCCAGAATGCCGGCCTGATCCTGCTGCATGTGGTGATCGCCTCGTTCGTCCTGATCCTGCTCGGCGCCCTTACCGCACTGCACTACCGGGAGCGCACCGCGGCACAGTTCGTCTTCTCGACTGCACTTGTTGTCGTGATCCTCTTTGTCCTCGCGCTCCCGGCCAATCCCCTTAATGTCCTGACCCGGCTTGCCGTGGGAAGCGCAGGAATGGAACAATGGGCGCTTCTCGGGGCAACGGTTATCGTGGTCCTCGTGCTCGGTTACATTCTGGAACGATATGCCGGACGGATGAGCAGGCGGGCGCCAAACAGCTGA
- a CDS encoding DUF2240 family protein, translated as MTIRIALAAPFKHTRKNGMRKNELVYYYALDRKWMSTEQANLLLRRAEEEGLIRQENGVFSPRFDLSEVTIPIGFKPTSSIFERNDPTQELILRIARSQNLQETDVVAEMNRIIKEGFDGNLLPTAALILLAKKHHIPFEDLMDALRQSVSKG; from the coding sequence GTGACGATCCGGATTGCGCTCGCCGCACCATTCAAGCACACCCGCAAGAACGGGATGCGCAAAAATGAGCTGGTCTATTATTATGCGCTCGACCGGAAATGGATGAGTACGGAACAGGCGAACCTGTTGTTGCGCAGAGCAGAAGAAGAGGGACTTATCCGTCAGGAAAACGGTGTTTTCTCTCCCCGGTTCGATCTGTCAGAAGTGACGATACCTATCGGGTTCAAACCCACCTCTTCAATTTTCGAGCGCAATGACCCGACCCAGGAACTGATCCTGCGGATTGCACGGTCACAGAACCTGCAGGAAACGGATGTTGTAGCAGAGATGAACCGGATCATCAAGGAAGGTTTTGATGGCAACCTCCTTCCCACTGCAGCCCTTATTCTGCTGGCCAAAAAACATCATATTCCCTTTGAGGACCTCATGGATGCACTCAGGCAGTCTGTATCCAAGGGCTGA
- a CDS encoding 30S ribosomal protein S6e: MVEFKFVVSDPKTGRAYNVDASGGAAGSIVGKRIGDEVDAGALGLAGYKILITGASDRTGTTAKQSLPGAGRRKLLLAGGVGFHPTMDGERRRKTIRANEITQDFVQINARVTTYGEKPLDELFPKVEGEKKEKAAKAGRR, from the coding sequence ATGGTTGAGTTTAAATTTGTTGTATCAGACCCCAAGACCGGTCGTGCCTACAATGTTGACGCCAGCGGCGGGGCAGCAGGTTCTATCGTGGGCAAACGTATTGGTGATGAAGTTGACGCAGGCGCACTCGGACTTGCCGGATACAAGATCCTGATTACCGGTGCATCCGACCGGACAGGAACCACGGCAAAACAGAGCCTCCCGGGCGCAGGCCGCAGGAAACTCCTCCTCGCAGGCGGAGTCGGGTTCCACCCCACCATGGACGGCGAGCGCAGGAGAAAGACGATCCGGGCAAACGAGATCACCCAGGATTTCGTCCAGATCAATGCCCGCGTCACCACATACGGGGAAAAACCGCTCGATGAGCTCTTCCCGAAAGTTGAGGGCGAGAAGAAAGAGAAGGCGGCAAAGGCCGGCAGAAGATAA
- the infB gene encoding translation initiation factor IF-2 translates to MAENPKIRTPIVCVMGHVDHGKTSLLDRIRGSSVVSSEVGAITQHIGATIVPIDAIRTMSGTVGKASINIPGLLFIDTPGHHAFTTLRARGGALADMAILVVDINQGFQPQTIEALQILRNCRTPFVIAATKIDRIHGWRVSENDSFLSSFAKQNERVKGEVENKTYEIVGKLSELEFSADRFDRVSDFQRNLAIVPVSAHTGEGISDLLLVMIGLAQRYMGDALKLAVEGPGAGTVLEVKEERGLGTTLDVILYDGTLGIGDEIAVATQDSVIVTKVRSLLQPRPMKEILVEDRFERVKTVVAAAGVKVTAPNLEGVIAGSPFFVIRGNRDEIEEKIKKEMTEIHVNLAEEGIVIKADTIGALEALCKELEGKEIGVMRAQVGPVSRHDLIETETIKNPQFRVLLSFNTPILPDAAEMIKNPLYTQVKVFDGQVIYKLIDQYLEWRDEQKRLMEKQRFEHVVMPAKIRLLPDCVFRQSNPAVVGVRVLGGKLRNDVNLIHMDGKKVGHLKSMQLRQETIREADAGLEVAISIEGATVGRQVSVGDDLFVDVPERHVKVLEKEMMKTLNTSTQEILEEYTAMRRKGEPFWGK, encoded by the coding sequence ATGGCGGAGAATCCGAAGATCAGGACGCCGATTGTGTGCGTCATGGGGCATGTGGACCACGGCAAGACATCACTGCTGGACAGGATCCGTGGATCCTCGGTCGTGAGCTCGGAAGTAGGCGCCATCACCCAGCATATCGGCGCAACGATCGTTCCCATAGATGCAATCCGGACCATGAGCGGAACGGTGGGCAAGGCATCCATCAACATTCCCGGTCTGCTCTTCATCGACACACCGGGGCACCATGCGTTCACTACGCTCCGGGCCCGGGGGGGGGCGCTCGCCGACATGGCCATCCTTGTCGTGGACATCAACCAGGGATTCCAGCCGCAGACCATCGAAGCTCTCCAGATCCTGCGGAACTGCCGCACACCATTCGTTATCGCGGCAACCAAGATCGACCGCATCCATGGCTGGCGGGTGAGCGAGAACGATTCGTTCCTCTCCTCGTTTGCAAAGCAGAACGAGCGGGTTAAAGGGGAAGTGGAGAACAAGACCTACGAGATCGTGGGCAAACTCTCCGAGCTCGAATTCTCCGCAGACCGGTTCGACCGGGTCTCGGATTTCCAGCGTAACCTCGCGATAGTCCCGGTCAGCGCCCATACCGGGGAAGGTATTTCTGACCTTCTCCTCGTCATGATCGGGCTTGCCCAGCGGTATATGGGCGATGCGCTCAAGCTCGCCGTTGAGGGACCGGGTGCCGGGACCGTCCTTGAAGTCAAGGAGGAGCGGGGCCTCGGGACTACCCTCGATGTGATCCTGTACGACGGGACACTCGGGATCGGCGACGAGATCGCGGTAGCAACGCAGGACAGTGTTATTGTCACCAAGGTCCGTTCGCTCCTGCAGCCCCGTCCCATGAAAGAGATCCTTGTCGAGGACCGGTTCGAACGGGTCAAGACTGTTGTCGCCGCTGCCGGGGTCAAGGTCACGGCCCCCAATCTCGAAGGTGTCATCGCCGGATCACCGTTCTTTGTCATCCGGGGCAACCGGGATGAGATCGAGGAAAAGATCAAGAAAGAGATGACCGAGATCCACGTCAACCTTGCCGAAGAGGGGATCGTCATCAAGGCAGATACCATCGGGGCGCTCGAAGCCCTCTGCAAGGAGCTTGAAGGTAAGGAGATCGGCGTCATGCGGGCACAGGTCGGCCCGGTGAGCCGGCATGACCTTATCGAGACCGAGACCATCAAGAATCCCCAGTTCCGGGTACTCCTCTCCTTCAACACCCCCATTCTTCCTGACGCTGCGGAGATGATCAAAAACCCGCTGTATACCCAGGTAAAGGTCTTCGACGGCCAGGTCATCTACAAACTCATCGATCAGTATCTCGAATGGCGGGACGAGCAGAAGCGCCTTATGGAGAAACAGCGGTTCGAGCATGTGGTTATGCCGGCCAAGATCCGGCTCCTGCCGGACTGTGTCTTCCGCCAGAGCAACCCGGCCGTGGTTGGTGTACGGGTGCTGGGCGGGAAACTGCGCAATGACGTGAACCTGATCCACATGGATGGCAAAAAGGTCGGGCACCTCAAGAGCATGCAGCTCCGCCAGGAGACTATCCGCGAGGCAGATGCCGGCCTTGAAGTAGCAATCTCGATCGAAGGCGCCACGGTCGGCCGCCAGGTGAGTGTGGGCGATGACCTGTTCGTGGATGTTCCCGAGCGGCATGTAAAAGTCCTTGAAAAAGAGATGATGAAGACGCTCAATACGAGCACGCAGGAAATCCTTGAAGAGTACACGGCGATGCGCCGCAAAGGGGAACCCTTCTGGGGAAAATGA
- a CDS encoding histidinol phosphate phosphatase domain-containing protein, translating to MSGMYDLHTHTILSDGEMLPIELIRRMAVTGYTTVAITDHVDTSNADSVLSTLDQVRESAQIYGVKLLCGVEITHVPPEQIAGLARSAKSAGADIVVVHGETTVEPVAEGTNRAACTCKYVNVLAHPGLITLKDAEAAFRNGIALEITSRGGHNRTNGHVARIAKEAGCQLVVDSDAHAPHDILDKRAKNIVARGAGLSETECKQVITLNIDQLLFS from the coding sequence ATGAGCGGCATGTACGATCTCCACACCCACACCATACTCTCTGATGGTGAAATGCTCCCTATCGAACTGATAAGGAGGATGGCGGTCACCGGGTATACTACCGTTGCAATCACCGATCACGTGGACACATCCAATGCTGATTCCGTACTCTCCACCCTTGACCAGGTCCGGGAATCGGCACAGATTTATGGAGTGAAACTACTCTGTGGCGTTGAGATTACCCATGTCCCCCCCGAACAAATTGCCGGGCTTGCACGGTCGGCGAAATCGGCCGGCGCCGACATTGTGGTTGTCCACGGCGAGACCACGGTTGAACCGGTAGCAGAAGGAACGAACCGGGCTGCATGTACCTGTAAATACGTCAACGTGCTTGCTCACCCCGGGCTCATCACGCTGAAGGATGCAGAGGCGGCATTCAGGAACGGGATTGCCCTTGAGATAACTTCCCGCGGGGGTCACAACCGTACAAACGGCCATGTCGCCCGCATAGCAAAGGAGGCAGGGTGCCAGCTGGTGGTGGACTCGGATGCGCATGCTCCACACGATATCCTGGACAAGCGCGCGAAAAATATCGTCGCAAGAGGAGCCGGATTGAGTGAAACTGAGTGTAAACAGGTAATAACTTTAAATATCGACCAGTTGCTGTTTTCCTGA
- a CDS encoding signal recognition particle subunit SRP19/SEC65 family protein, with translation MAEGECILYPCYFNAAYSRANGRRVPRSLGSKAPVLNDIERALKKIGVNFRVEEHHHPAHWTRREGRVVAEWQKSKEILIRRVAEKLEVRK, from the coding sequence ATGGCAGAAGGCGAGTGTATCCTGTATCCCTGCTACTTCAACGCGGCATATTCCCGTGCGAATGGGAGAAGAGTTCCGCGCAGCCTTGGCTCGAAGGCGCCAGTACTTAACGATATCGAGCGCGCACTCAAAAAGATCGGTGTGAATTTCCGGGTAGAGGAACACCACCACCCGGCTCACTGGACCCGGCGCGAAGGCCGTGTCGTGGCTGAGTGGCAGAAGAGTAAAGAGATCCTTATCCGGAGAGTGGCCGAGAAGCTGGAAGTGCGGAAATGA
- a CDS encoding methyltransferase domain-containing protein: MAHKYVHGYSARESERLADQAQTLTDLLHHDTHYPAGSRVLEAGCGIGAQTVILAKNSPEAQITSLDISKDSLARAEQMALKEGLTNVTFRQGDIFHLPFEPASFDHIFVCFVLEHLAEPRRALEQLRPLLKEGGTLTVIEGDHGSTFFHPENPDASRAVDCLVQLQQQAGGNALIGRQLYPLVAGAGFRDISVSPRMVYVDASRPGLVEGFTKLTFTAMVEGVAEEVHRQGLMSRDAWERGIAGLYRTTEPDGVFCYTFFKATARK; this comes from the coding sequence ATGGCGCACAAGTATGTTCATGGATATTCAGCCCGCGAATCGGAGCGGCTCGCGGACCAGGCCCAGACGCTCACGGATCTCCTCCATCATGACACGCACTATCCGGCCGGCTCCCGGGTGCTCGAAGCCGGCTGCGGGATCGGCGCCCAGACCGTGATCCTGGCAAAGAACAGCCCGGAAGCACAGATCACGTCCCTTGATATTTCCAAAGACTCCCTTGCCCGGGCGGAGCAGATGGCCCTAAAAGAGGGTTTGACCAATGTGACATTCCGGCAGGGGGATATTTTCCATCTTCCGTTCGAACCTGCCAGCTTCGATCACATCTTTGTCTGTTTTGTGCTGGAACATCTCGCGGAGCCCCGGCGTGCGCTGGAGCAGCTACGGCCGCTCCTGAAAGAAGGCGGCACCCTCACCGTGATCGAGGGCGATCATGGTTCCACCTTCTTCCACCCGGAAAACCCGGATGCCAGCCGGGCTGTCGACTGTCTGGTACAACTCCAGCAGCAGGCAGGCGGCAATGCCCTGATCGGAAGGCAGCTCTACCCCCTGGTGGCCGGGGCAGGATTCAGGGATATCAGTGTTTCGCCACGCATGGTCTATGTCGATGCTTCCCGCCCGGGGCTCGTGGAAGGGTTTACGAAACTGACATTCACGGCCATGGTCGAAGGTGTTGCCGAAGAAGTACACCGGCAGGGACTGATGAGCCGGGATGCCTGGGAGCGGGGGATTGCGGGACTCTACAGGACCACCGAACCGGACGGGGTCTTCTGCTACACCTTCTTCAAGGCGACAGCACGGAAATAG
- a CDS encoding SemiSWEET transporter: MDTTTLVGYIAGILTTIAFVPQVARAWKLKETRDLSLAMLILFGAGVLLWILYGLWAGSLPVIAANMATFALIIVLLWLKMRYK; this comes from the coding sequence ATGGATACCACTACTCTTGTCGGGTATATCGCCGGCATTCTTACCACCATTGCGTTTGTCCCGCAGGTTGCCCGGGCCTGGAAACTCAAAGAGACCCGGGACCTCTCGCTCGCCATGCTCATCCTTTTTGGTGCCGGTGTTCTGCTCTGGATCCTGTACGGGTTATGGGCCGGCTCGCTTCCGGTCATAGCGGCAAACATGGCCACGTTCGCCCTCATCATCGTTCTGCTCTGGCTGAAAATGCGGTATAAATAA
- a CDS encoding Gar1/Naf1 family protein, with amino-acid sequence MKVVGRALSIIGDRMLIIQCDAAQLPALYSEINDRRMKPVGKILDLFGNVKAPYAAVLCREKCTVQPNDKLFTK; translated from the coding sequence GTGAAAGTTGTTGGTCGGGCATTGAGCATTATTGGCGACCGTATGCTCATTATCCAGTGCGATGCTGCCCAGCTTCCCGCATTGTACAGCGAGATAAATGACCGGCGGATGAAGCCGGTTGGCAAGATTTTGGATCTTTTCGGCAATGTAAAGGCCCCGTATGCCGCAGTGCTCTGCCGGGAAAAATGCACTGTCCAGCCCAATGACAAACTCTTCACGAAGTGA
- a CDS encoding NAD(P)H-dependent oxidoreductase codes for MQISVILAHPREGSFNHAIAGAVVATLRESGHSVLFHDLYAEQFDPLIRYPEIARDAALPPAIAEHCREIALAEGIVFVHPDWWGMPPAILKGWIDRVLRPGISYRFDETDSGEGVPVGLLHAKAALVFNTSNTPHDREQQVFGDPLERLWRDCILSFCGIGTCCRRMFGVVVTSTEEQRKAWLAEVRELTRRTFPPDS; via the coding sequence TTGCAGATTTCAGTCATCCTCGCCCATCCCCGCGAAGGCAGCTTCAACCACGCGATCGCGGGAGCGGTAGTTGCCACGCTCCGGGAATCCGGGCATTCGGTACTATTCCATGACCTCTACGCGGAGCAGTTCGATCCCCTGATCCGGTATCCCGAGATTGCCCGCGATGCGGCTCTCCCCCCGGCGATAGCAGAGCATTGCCGGGAGATTGCACTGGCCGAAGGGATCGTGTTCGTCCATCCCGACTGGTGGGGAATGCCCCCCGCGATCCTGAAAGGATGGATCGACCGGGTCCTGCGCCCGGGAATTTCCTACCGTTTTGATGAAACGGACTCCGGTGAAGGCGTGCCTGTCGGTCTCCTGCATGCAAAAGCTGCACTGGTCTTCAATACCTCCAACACCCCGCATGACCGTGAACAGCAGGTCTTCGGGGATCCCCTCGAGCGGCTCTGGCGGGACTGTATCCTGTCCTTCTGCGGCATCGGGACCTGCTGCCGGAGAATGTTCGGAGTCGTGGTCACGAGCACCGAAGAACAGCGAAAGGCGTGGCTCGCAGAAGTACGAGAACTTACCCGGCGCACGTTTCCTCCGGATTCGTGA
- a CDS encoding nuclear transport factor 2 family protein has translation MKRSAAEDEIVSTLKAMNRCWTETWNEGEFRQYIHPDAVAIVPTTPGRLEGREAYIAGWKGFALTATIHAWTETDHRIQIYANGNCAVATYLFSINFTMGGREQAMRGRDMFFLVHENDRWLVAADQFSPEPAFP, from the coding sequence ATGAAACGGAGTGCAGCGGAAGACGAGATTGTCAGCACCCTTAAGGCCATGAACCGGTGCTGGACCGAAACCTGGAACGAAGGGGAATTCCGGCAGTACATTCACCCGGATGCAGTTGCGATTGTACCGACAACGCCGGGGCGGCTGGAAGGCCGGGAAGCATACATTGCCGGCTGGAAGGGTTTTGCCCTCACCGCAACGATCCATGCGTGGACCGAGACCGATCACCGGATACAGATCTATGCAAACGGGAACTGTGCGGTGGCCACGTACCTGTTTTCCATCAACTTTACGATGGGAGGCCGGGAACAAGCCATGCGGGGCCGGGATATGTTCTTCCTTGTCCACGAGAATGACCGGTGGCTTGTTGCTGCGGACCAGTTCTCACCGGAACCGGCATTCCCGTGA
- a CDS encoding 30S ribosomal protein S8e: MQWQGESIRKVTGGRRRPAQMKRRAEIGLAPADTHIGTDRRKVLRTFGDNTKVRALRAEYANVTNRSNGETKKVKIQNVEKNGANPNYVRRNLLTKGAIVKTEIGSARILSRPGQDGVINAVLLE; encoded by the coding sequence ATGCAGTGGCAGGGAGAATCAATACGGAAGGTAACCGGTGGCAGGCGCCGCCCGGCACAGATGAAGAGACGAGCTGAGATCGGTCTTGCACCGGCAGACACCCACATCGGGACGGACAGGAGAAAGGTTCTCCGCACGTTTGGTGACAACACCAAGGTCCGTGCGCTCCGTGCAGAATATGCCAACGTCACCAACCGGTCGAACGGTGAGACCAAGAAGGTCAAGATCCAGAATGTCGAGAAGAATGGGGCAAACCCGAACTATGTCCGGCGAAACCTTCTCACCAAGGGTGCCATTGTCAAGACCGAGATCGGCAGCGCCCGTATCCTGAGCCGCCCCGGCCAGGATGGCGTCATCAACGCAGTGTTGCTCGAATAA